Proteins encoded within one genomic window of Ottowia sp. SB7-C50:
- the rpsN gene encoding 30S ribosomal protein S14, with the protein MAKKALIERELKREQLVAKFAKKHAELKSIANDAKRSDDERAQARLALQKLPRNANPTRQRNRCEMTGRPRGTFRQFGLGRAKIRELAFEGQIPGITKASW; encoded by the coding sequence GTGGCCAAGAAAGCTTTGATCGAACGCGAGCTCAAGCGCGAGCAGCTCGTCGCCAAATTCGCCAAGAAACACGCCGAGCTGAAAAGCATCGCCAACGACGCCAAGCGCAGCGACGACGAGCGCGCGCAGGCCCGCCTGGCGCTGCAGAAGCTCCCGCGCAACGCCAACCCGACTCGCCAGCGCAACCGCTGCGAGATGACCGGCCGCCCGCGCGGCACGTTCCGCCAGTTCGGCCTCGGCCGCGCCAAGATCCGCGAACTCGCCTTCGAAGGCCAGATTCCCGGCATCACCAAGGCCAGCTGGTAA
- the rplE gene encoding 50S ribosomal protein L5 produces the protein MARLQQHYREKVAPELMKKFGYKSPMEVPRITKITLNMGVSEAVADKKVMDNAVADLTKIAGQKPVVTKAKKAIAGFKIREQQPIGTMVTLRGVRMYEFLDRFVTVALPRVRDFRGISGRSFDGRGNYNVGVKEQIIFPEIEYDKVDALRGLNISITTTAKNDEEAKALLQAFRFPFKN, from the coding sequence ATGGCACGACTGCAACAACATTACCGCGAAAAAGTGGCGCCCGAGCTGATGAAGAAGTTCGGCTACAAGTCGCCCATGGAGGTGCCGCGCATCACCAAGATCACGCTCAACATGGGTGTGAGCGAGGCCGTGGCGGACAAGAAGGTCATGGACAACGCCGTGGCCGACCTGACCAAGATCGCCGGCCAGAAGCCCGTGGTCACCAAGGCCAAGAAGGCCATCGCCGGCTTCAAGATCCGCGAGCAGCAGCCCATCGGCACCATGGTCACGCTGCGTGGCGTGCGCATGTACGAATTCCTGGACCGCTTTGTCACCGTCGCGCTCCCCCGCGTGCGTGACTTCCGCGGCATCTCGGGTCGCTCTTTCGATGGCCGCGGCAACTACAACGTCGGCGTCAAAGAGCAGATCATCTTCCCCGAGATCGAGTACGACAAGGTCGACGCCCTGCGCGGCCTGAACATCAGCATCACGACGACGGCCAAGAACGACGAGGAAGCCAAGGCGCTTCTGCAGGCCTTCCGTTTCCCGTTCAAGAACTGA
- the rplX gene encoding 50S ribosomal protein L24: MNKIRKGDEVIVLAGRDKGKRGTVSLRVCEERIVVDGINMVKKHAKPNPMKGVTGGIIEKAMPIHQSNVAIYNKATGKADRVGVKTLQDGSRVRVFKSSGEEIKA; this comes from the coding sequence ATGAACAAGATTCGCAAGGGCGACGAGGTCATCGTGCTCGCCGGCCGCGACAAGGGTAAGCGTGGCACCGTCAGCCTGCGTGTGTGCGAAGAGCGCATCGTGGTGGACGGCATCAACATGGTCAAGAAGCATGCCAAGCCGAACCCCATGAAGGGCGTGACGGGTGGCATCATCGAGAAGGCCATGCCCATTCACCAGTCCAACGTGGCCATCTACAACAAGGCCACCGGCAAGGCCGACCGCGTCGGCGTCAAGACCCTGCAGGACGGCAGCCGCGTGCGCGTGTTCAAGTCCAGCGGCGAAGAGATCAAGGCCTGA
- the rplN gene encoding 50S ribosomal protein L14 has protein sequence MIQTESRLEVADNTGAKSVLCIKVLGGSKRRYASVGDIIKVSIKEAAPRGRVKKGEVYSAVVVRTAKGIRRGDGSLVKFDGNAAVLLNNKLEPIGTRIFGPVTRELRSERFMKIVSLAPEVL, from the coding sequence ATGATCCAGACTGAATCTCGACTCGAGGTCGCCGACAACACGGGCGCCAAATCCGTCCTGTGCATCAAGGTGCTGGGCGGCTCCAAGCGCCGCTACGCCAGCGTCGGCGACATCATCAAGGTGAGCATCAAGGAAGCTGCGCCGCGCGGCCGCGTCAAGAAGGGCGAGGTCTACAGCGCCGTGGTGGTGCGCACCGCCAAGGGCATTCGCCGCGGTGACGGCTCGCTCGTCAAGTTCGACGGCAACGCCGCCGTGCTGCTCAACAACAAGCTGGAGCCCATCGGCACCCGCATCTTCGGCCCGGTTACGCGCGAGCTGCGTTCCGAGCGCTTCATGAAGATCGTGTCGCTGGCCCCTGAAGTCCTGTAA
- a CDS encoding glycerol-3-phosphate dehydrogenase/oxidase: protein MTRTPLPTDRSALLARLAEPRKYDIAIVGGGATGLGVALDAAQRGHSVVLIEAHDFAKGTSSRATKLVHGGVRYLAQGNIGLVREALHERVHILNSAPHLAQPLPFVMPSYRLWDTPFYGTGLKMYDLLAGSAGLGRTEWLSARETLQMLPGAQPRGLKGGVKYWDGQFDDARLALAIARTAAAHGALLINYVSATAVLHDGGRAVGLVARDADTGRDFRIQAGCIVNATGVWVDGLRTLDARAAGQGINPIVAPSQGVHVVVDQAFLPGEHALLVPSTADGRVLFAVPWLGKLILGTTDSPRPDLPLEPRPADDEIAFILREAGQYLRRAPERADILSTWAGLRPLVKSSGEGDDTKAISREHTVLVARSGLVTVTGGKWTTYRAMAEDVLARCTQAGVLLPRGASHTAGLRMVGAPAPGGAPVALSQAPGLHLYGSEADIVSSLPGADRWLAPGLSEAMVRFAVRHEYARNVEDVLARRSRLLFLDAREAAAAAPAVAAVLASELGHSPDLAAFDELAQSYAQTGVGGGA, encoded by the coding sequence ATGACCCGCACGCCCCTGCCGACCGACCGTTCAGCGCTGCTGGCGCGCCTTGCCGAGCCGCGCAAATACGACATCGCCATCGTCGGCGGCGGCGCCACCGGTCTGGGCGTGGCGCTGGACGCGGCCCAGCGCGGGCACAGCGTGGTGCTGATCGAGGCGCACGACTTCGCCAAGGGCACGTCGTCGCGCGCCACCAAGCTGGTGCACGGCGGCGTGCGCTACCTGGCGCAGGGCAACATCGGCCTGGTGCGTGAGGCGCTGCACGAGCGCGTGCACATCCTGAACAGCGCGCCCCATCTGGCGCAGCCGCTGCCTTTCGTGATGCCCTCGTACCGCCTGTGGGACACGCCTTTCTACGGCACGGGCCTCAAGATGTACGACCTGCTGGCCGGCAGCGCCGGCCTGGGCCGCACCGAATGGCTGTCGGCGCGCGAAACGCTTCAGATGCTGCCGGGCGCGCAGCCTCGCGGGCTGAAAGGCGGCGTGAAGTACTGGGACGGCCAGTTCGACGACGCCCGGCTGGCGCTGGCCATCGCGCGCACCGCGGCGGCGCACGGGGCGCTGCTGATCAACTACGTGTCGGCCACCGCGGTGCTGCACGACGGCGGCCGCGCCGTCGGGCTGGTGGCGCGCGACGCCGACACGGGGCGCGACTTCCGTATCCAGGCCGGCTGCATCGTCAACGCCACCGGCGTCTGGGTGGACGGCCTGCGCACGCTGGACGCGCGCGCCGCCGGACAGGGCATCAACCCCATCGTGGCGCCGAGCCAGGGCGTGCATGTGGTGGTCGACCAGGCGTTTCTGCCCGGCGAACACGCGCTGCTGGTGCCCAGCACCGCCGACGGGCGCGTGCTGTTTGCCGTGCCCTGGCTGGGCAAGCTGATCCTGGGCACCACCGACTCGCCCCGCCCCGACCTGCCGCTGGAGCCGCGGCCGGCCGATGACGAGATCGCCTTCATCCTGCGCGAAGCGGGCCAATACCTGCGGCGGGCGCCCGAACGCGCCGACATCCTCAGCACCTGGGCCGGCCTGCGCCCGCTGGTCAAGTCCAGCGGCGAGGGCGACGACACCAAGGCCATCAGCCGCGAACACACGGTGCTGGTGGCGCGCTCCGGCCTGGTCACGGTGACGGGCGGCAAGTGGACCACCTACCGTGCCATGGCCGAAGACGTGCTGGCCCGTTGCACCCAGGCTGGCGTGCTGCTGCCGCGCGGGGCGTCGCACACGGCGGGCCTGCGGATGGTCGGTGCACCCGCGCCGGGCGGCGCCCCGGTGGCGCTGAGCCAGGCGCCGGGCCTGCACCTGTACGGCAGCGAAGCCGACATCGTGAGCAGCCTGCCTGGCGCCGACCGCTGGCTGGCGCCCGGGCTGAGTGAAGCCATGGTGCGCTTTGCCGTGCGGCACGAATACGCCCGCAACGTCGAGGACGTGCTGGCGCGCCGAAGCCGCCTGCTGTTTCTGGATGCGCGTGAGGCCGCTGCGGCCGCCCCCGCCGTGGCGGCAGTGCTGGCAAGCGAATTGGGGCACTCCCCGGACCTGGCCGCCTTCGACGAGTTGGCGCAAAGCTACGCCCAGACCGGCGTCGGCGGGGGTGCTTGA
- a CDS encoding GntR family transcriptional regulator: MAIAYELKPGERLSEIDLAARLGVSRTPVREALARLVTDGFLEPASRGYVRRPLDVQETLDLYEARLAVERECLRLALDRATPDQLAEAQAFLAGSKSVPPETPVRELVALDEGFHLRMADMARNAELRRLLANLNERIRFVRWLDMEAVGRDSTQREHQALLDALARGDATAAQHCLGEHIALRREQVVDAITRGLARIYMQGEFEPS; the protein is encoded by the coding sequence ATGGCCATCGCCTACGAACTGAAGCCCGGCGAGCGCCTGTCCGAAATCGACCTGGCGGCGCGCCTGGGCGTCAGCCGCACGCCGGTGCGCGAGGCGCTGGCGCGGTTGGTGACGGACGGGTTCCTCGAACCCGCCAGCCGCGGCTACGTGCGCCGCCCGCTCGACGTGCAGGAGACGCTGGACCTGTACGAGGCGCGCCTGGCCGTTGAGCGCGAATGCCTGCGCCTGGCGTTGGACCGGGCCACGCCCGACCAGCTGGCCGAGGCGCAGGCCTTCCTGGCCGGCAGCAAATCGGTGCCGCCAGAAACGCCGGTGCGTGAACTGGTGGCGCTGGACGAGGGCTTTCACCTGCGCATGGCCGACATGGCGCGCAACGCCGAACTGCGCCGCCTGCTGGCCAACCTGAACGAGCGCATCCGCTTCGTCCGCTGGCTGGACATGGAGGCCGTGGGGCGCGATTCAACCCAGCGCGAGCACCAGGCGCTGCTCGACGCCCTGGCGCGCGGCGATGCCACCGCCGCCCAGCATTGCCTGGGCGAGCACATCGCGCTGCGGCGCGAGCAGGTGGTGGATGCCATTACGCGCGGGCTGGCGCGCATCTATATGCAGGGCGAATTCGAGCCGTCCTGA